The following proteins come from a genomic window of Gossypium raimondii isolate GPD5lz chromosome 5, ASM2569854v1, whole genome shotgun sequence:
- the LOC105766750 gene encoding ENHANCER OF AG-4 protein 2, with the protein MVMGRVFQGSKWLKIGIMGMIMLARVTSEHEMGTPSDGSLCISECTTCPVICSPPPPSQLKSFSPPSPSVHDSPPEPDYIPPQLPDSQCSPPPLESVSLPSPSPPPPPPRPPSPPPPPAPSSYSSKASPPPPRFEYFYNAPNGQGPPAIVGPIQYPYPYYYVSKASPLSFQASLSLDPANHNLAMVMELQNGDIAVSLSASVASAMASLLPLASVSQQPYVSELLSFTLDRLHKDISLLFLNEKGTGASSS; encoded by the exons atggTGATGGGTCGAGTTTTCCAAGGAAGCAAATGGCTGAAAATAGGGATCATGGGCATGATCATGCTGGCTAGAGTAACATCCGAGCATGAAATGGGGACACCATCAGACGGGTCACTATGCATCAGCGAATGCACAACATGTCCAGTCATTTGTTCACCGCCACCTCCGTCGCAGCTGAAGTCGTTTTCACCACCGTCACCATCAGTTCACGACTCACCACCTGAACCTGATTACATCCCACCACAATTACCTGACTCTCAATGCTCACCACCACCATTAGAATCGGTATCACTTCCATCTCCAtctccacctccacctccaccaCGGCCACCCTCACCCCCGCCACCACCAGCACCTTCATCGTATTCCTCAAAGGCTAGTCCACCACCACCTCGTTTTGAGTACTTCTACAACGCACCTAATGGTCAAGGGCCACCTGCAATAGTAGGACCAATCCAGTATCCCTATCCTTACTACTATGTATCAAAGGCTTCCCCTCTTTCTTTTCAGGCATCCTTGTCACTT GATCCAGCAAACCATAATTTGGCAATGGTAATGGAGCTACAGAATGGAGACATCGCCGTTTCCCTATCAGCGTCAGTGGCCTCCGCCATGGCCAGTCTCCTCCCTCTCGCTTCCGTTTCTCAACAGCCTTACGTCTCCGAGCTCCTCTCCTTCACTCTCGATCGCCTCCATAAGGACATAAG TTTATTGTTCCTGAATGAGAAAGGAACCGGAGCTTCTTCGAGTTGA
- the LOC128032032 gene encoding conserved oligomeric Golgi complex subunit 8-like, whose amino-acid sequence MLEVAVGNYRAFISAADALVAIKEEVPSINKHLESMITVIPNLTSGCTEFVESAEHILEKRKMNQTLLANHNVYEMAIMMKLWTWKHLFASSQPCTLRVGLDGRGAVRLAYFLSHATASLQYLISPPPLFLH is encoded by the exons ATGCTAGAAGTGGCGGTTGGTAATTATCGCGCTTTCATCTCTGCTGCGGATGCGTTGGTTGCGATCAAAGAGGAAGTACCTTCTATCAATAAGCATCTTGAATCGATG ATAACTGTGATCCCAAACCTGACATCCGGTTGCACAGAGTTTGTTGAATCTGCAGAACATATCTTGGAGAAGAGGAAGATGAATCAGACTCTGCTAGCAAATCATA ATGTGTACGAAATGGCAATTATGATGAAGCTCTGGACTTGGAAGCATTTGTTTGCAAGCTCTCAACCTTGCAccctaagggtgggtttggatgggcgcggtgcggtgcgtttagcttactttttgtctcacgctacagcatcgctacagtatctaatctcaccgcctccgttgtttttacactaa